In Coleofasciculus sp. FACHB-1120, one genomic interval encodes:
- the glcD gene encoding glycolate oxidase subunit GlcD: MIIQDKKQRNWQSIIKQFEAAIGKNGVVQRREELITYECDGLTSYRQKPALVVLPRTTEEVAAAVKICDQNQIPWVARGAGTGLSGGALPIEDCVLIVTALMRKILSIDLENQRVVVQPGVINNWVTQAVSGAGFYYAPDPSSQIVCSIGGNVAENSGGVHCLKYGVTTNHVLGLKLVLPDGSIVDVGGQIPEMPGYDLTGLFVGSEGTLGIATEITLRILKTPESICVLLADFTSVEDAGAAVSDIISAGIIPGGMEIMDNISINAVEDVVATGCYPRDAAAILLVEIDGLEVEVAANKQHIAEICTTNGARSITTANEPETRLKLWKGRKAAFAAAGKLSPDYYVQDGVIPRTQMRFVLQEIEALSQKYGYRIANVFHAGDGNLHPLILYDNSIPGALEQVEELGGEILKICVEVGGSLSGEHGIGADKKCYMPQMFTETDLETMQWVRQVFNPKGLANPGKIFPTPRTCGEAAHAQSQKQFESVDVF; encoded by the coding sequence ATGATTATTCAAGACAAAAAACAACGCAACTGGCAATCCATTATCAAGCAATTTGAGGCAGCTATCGGGAAAAACGGCGTCGTGCAGCGTCGTGAGGAATTAATAACCTACGAGTGCGATGGTTTAACTAGCTACCGACAAAAACCTGCTCTTGTCGTGCTGCCGCGCACCACCGAAGAAGTCGCAGCGGCAGTGAAGATATGCGACCAAAATCAAATTCCCTGGGTTGCACGCGGTGCTGGCACTGGACTTTCTGGTGGAGCCTTGCCTATAGAAGATTGCGTGCTAATTGTTACTGCATTGATGCGAAAAATCCTAAGCATTGATTTAGAAAATCAGCGGGTTGTGGTGCAGCCTGGAGTGATTAATAATTGGGTGACACAAGCCGTTAGCGGTGCCGGATTTTACTATGCGCCTGACCCTTCCAGCCAGATTGTCTGCTCAATTGGCGGTAACGTTGCAGAAAATTCTGGAGGCGTCCATTGTCTCAAATATGGCGTCACCACCAACCACGTTTTAGGTTTAAAACTGGTTCTCCCCGATGGCTCTATTGTAGACGTGGGAGGACAAATTCCCGAAATGCCTGGTTACGATTTAACGGGTTTATTTGTTGGTTCTGAAGGCACGCTAGGTATCGCTACAGAAATCACTTTGAGAATTCTTAAAACCCCGGAATCTATTTGCGTTCTTTTAGCAGATTTTACTAGTGTTGAAGATGCTGGAGCCGCTGTATCAGATATTATCAGCGCTGGGATAATTCCAGGCGGTATGGAAATTATGGATAATATCAGCATCAACGCTGTTGAAGATGTTGTAGCCACAGGTTGTTATCCCAGAGATGCTGCTGCTATCTTGTTAGTCGAAATAGACGGCTTAGAAGTGGAAGTGGCGGCAAATAAACAGCATATTGCGGAAATTTGCACTACAAATGGAGCGCGTAGCATTACCACGGCAAACGAGCCAGAAACCCGTCTAAAGCTGTGGAAAGGACGGAAAGCAGCCTTCGCAGCAGCAGGCAAGCTCAGTCCTGATTATTATGTCCAAGATGGGGTGATTCCCCGGACTCAAATGCGATTTGTGTTGCAAGAAATTGAAGCATTGAGCCAAAAGTATGGCTATCGTATTGCTAACGTTTTCCATGCTGGAGATGGCAATCTTCACCCCCTCATTCTTTATGATAATTCGATTCCTGGGGCGTTGGAACAGGTGGAAGAATTAGGTGGGGAAATTCTTAAAATTTGCGTAGAAGTAGGCGGAAGCCTTTCTGGAGAACACGGGATTGGTGCAGACAAAAAATGCTATATGCCGCAAATGTTTACCGAAACCGATTTAGAAACGATGCAATGGGTGCGCCAAGTCTTTAATCCCAAAGGTTTAGCTAATCCAGGCAAAATATTTCCCACTCCCCGTACCTGTGGCGAAGCTGCACACGCTCAGTCTCAAAAGCAGTTTGAGTCAGTTGATGTATTTTAA
- a CDS encoding PAS domain S-box protein, with protein sequence MKTLVSNKEAARLEALRRYRILDTEPEEAFDDLAYLAAHVCGTPIALINFLDKNRQWFKSKVGLEVSEFPLDIGFCPLLDQPDILMIPDTLADKKFASNPVVIACPSVRFYAGAPLMTPEGQIIGTICVADYVPRNLSSEQLEALKAISRQVISQLELRRNLAEKERSIAERKRTEEALQRAATENLQLAQAITSAFEGVIITDPNQPDNPIVYANPAFSRISGYEPKEIMGRNCRFLKGSGTDPQAIAQIRQAISEQKEIQTTLLNYRKNGQPFWNELRISPVFSDEGNLLYFVGLQTDITARKRAEEERDRLFTLSLDMLCIVSFDGYFKRVNPAFEKTLGFSQEEFCSTPLFNFVHPEDQEKTRNEFEKLATGEPTIDFETRYICQDGSYKWLSWTASPVVEEALMYAIARDITERKAHEEALRQSEERFRNLVETTSDWVWEVDENVVYTYVSPKVRDILGYEPEEALGKTPFDLMPPEEAFRVANIFGQMAALAQPITCLENTTFHKDGHLVVLETSAVPIWNCDGKFQGYRGMDRDITERKEAEQKIRRQAALLDVTTDAILVRNQEDKIVLWSKGAELLYGWKAEEVLGKSVLEILYTDPSPQLLEARKTVNNKGEWQGELYKVTKEGKQIIVASRWSLVRDDEENPKSILSVDTDITEKKQLEAQFRRAQRMESIGTLAGGIAHDLNNVLTPILAAIQILQMVIPDPRSQRLLDLLETNTKRGAELIKQVLSFARGVEGERMSLQVGHLIAEIQKIAKETFPKSIEIYTDVRMMELWPVSGDATQVHQVLMNLCVNARDAMPDGGVLSIAAENLLIDENYARMNIDAKTGPYIVITISDTGSGIPPESLERIFEPFFTTKELGKGTGLGLSTVLAIIKGHGGFINVYSEVGRGTQFKVYFPATNTTTTDPEATERYELPRGHGEWILVVDDEPAIREVTKTSLEAYDYRVLTANDGIEAIALYAQHRAEINVVLIDMMMPTMDGPTTIRALQKMNPQVKVVAVSGLVSNNKLPAIAGGVVKRFLSKPYTAEDLLKSIHELLS encoded by the coding sequence ATGAAAACTTTAGTATCTAATAAGGAAGCGGCAAGGCTGGAAGCTCTGCGCCGGTATCGGATTCTTGATACAGAACCCGAAGAGGCATTCGACGATCTTGCCTATTTAGCAGCGCACGTCTGTGGAACCCCGATTGCGTTGATAAATTTTTTGGATAAAAATCGTCAGTGGTTCAAGTCAAAGGTGGGTTTAGAGGTATCAGAATTCCCCCTTGATATCGGGTTCTGTCCCCTACTTGACCAACCCGACATTTTAATGATTCCTGATACATTAGCTGATAAAAAGTTCGCCTCTAATCCAGTTGTAATTGCTTGCCCTAGTGTTCGCTTTTATGCTGGCGCACCGCTGATGACGCCTGAGGGACAGATAATCGGAACGATTTGTGTGGCGGATTATGTACCGCGAAACCTCAGCTCAGAACAGTTAGAGGCACTTAAAGCGATAAGCCGCCAGGTGATTAGCCAATTAGAGCTACGGCGTAATTTAGCTGAAAAAGAACGCAGCATCGCTGAACGCAAACGAACCGAGGAGGCGCTCCAGCGAGCGGCTACTGAAAACCTGCAACTAGCACAGGCGATTACTTCCGCTTTTGAGGGAGTGATTATTACCGATCCGAACCAGCCAGACAACCCGATCGTTTACGCGAACCCAGCTTTCTCACGGATCTCTGGGTATGAGCCAAAGGAAATTATGGGTCGCAACTGCCGTTTTCTGAAAGGTTCCGGCACAGATCCGCAAGCGATCGCTCAAATTCGCCAAGCAATTTCCGAACAGAAAGAGATTCAAACAACGCTACTGAACTATCGAAAAAATGGTCAGCCATTCTGGAATGAATTAAGAATTTCGCCAGTATTTTCAGACGAGGGGAACTTACTTTACTTCGTAGGCTTGCAAACGGACATCACCGCTCGCAAACGAGCCGAGGAAGAACGCGATCGCTTGTTCACCCTCTCGTTGGATATGCTGTGTATTGTTAGTTTCGATGGCTATTTTAAGCGCGTGAACCCCGCGTTTGAGAAGACTCTAGGGTTTTCCCAAGAAGAATTTTGTTCTACACCATTGTTTAACTTTGTTCATCCTGAAGACCAAGAAAAAACCCGTAACGAATTCGAGAAACTTGCCACGGGCGAACCGACGATCGACTTTGAGACCCGCTACATCTGTCAGGATGGTTCGTACAAATGGCTATCCTGGACAGCCTCTCCGGTCGTTGAAGAAGCATTAATGTATGCGATCGCTCGCGACATTACCGAGCGCAAAGCTCATGAGGAGGCGTTGCGCCAAAGCGAAGAGCGGTTTCGCAATTTAGTCGAAACGACTAGTGATTGGGTTTGGGAGGTGGATGAAAACGTTGTTTACACGTATGTCAGTCCGAAGGTTCGCGATATTTTGGGTTATGAACCAGAAGAAGCGTTAGGCAAAACTCCCTTCGATCTTATGCCTCCAGAAGAAGCTTTTCGAGTTGCGAATATCTTTGGGCAAATGGCTGCCCTGGCACAACCCATTACCTGTCTTGAAAATACGACTTTTCACAAAGACGGTCATCTAGTTGTCCTAGAAACCAGTGCAGTTCCAATTTGGAATTGTGATGGAAAATTCCAAGGTTATCGCGGCATGGATCGAGACATCACCGAGCGCAAAGAAGCAGAACAAAAAATCCGCAGACAAGCTGCCTTGCTAGATGTAACAACAGATGCAATTCTCGTGCGAAATCAGGAAGACAAAATCGTACTTTGGAGTAAAGGAGCTGAGTTACTGTACGGCTGGAAGGCAGAGGAAGTTCTGGGGAAAAGTGTCTTAGAGATTTTGTACACCGACCCTTCGCCTCAACTCCTTGAAGCTCGCAAGACTGTTAACAACAAAGGTGAGTGGCAAGGTGAATTGTATAAAGTCACCAAAGAAGGTAAACAAATTATTGTCGCCAGTCGTTGGAGTTTAGTGCGCGATGACGAAGAAAACCCCAAATCAATCCTCTCTGTAGACACCGATATTACAGAGAAAAAACAACTTGAAGCACAGTTCCGCCGCGCCCAACGAATGGAGAGTATCGGTACGCTTGCTGGTGGTATTGCCCACGATCTAAACAATGTATTGACGCCAATTCTTGCCGCCATTCAAATCTTGCAAATGGTAATTCCCGATCCGCGCAGTCAGCGGCTTTTGGATCTACTAGAAACAAATACTAAACGGGGTGCCGAGCTAATTAAGCAAGTCTTGTCATTTGCGCGAGGAGTTGAAGGTGAGCGAATGTCACTTCAAGTAGGGCACTTAATTGCGGAAATTCAAAAAATTGCCAAAGAAACCTTTCCTAAATCAATCGAAATCTATACAGATGTACGAATGATGGAACTTTGGCCTGTCTCTGGAGATGCCACTCAAGTACATCAGGTGTTGATGAATCTCTGCGTGAATGCCCGTGATGCCATGCCAGATGGTGGAGTCTTGAGTATCGCCGCCGAAAATCTTCTCATCGATGAAAACTATGCTCGAATGAATATTGATGCCAAAACCGGACCTTATATTGTTATCACTATTTCGGATACGGGTAGTGGGATTCCGCCAGAGAGTTTAGAAAGAATCTTTGAACCATTTTTCACGACAAAAGAACTTGGCAAAGGCACAGGTCTGGGTCTTTCCACTGTTTTGGCGATTATTAAAGGTCATGGCGGTTTTATCAATGTCTATAGCGAAGTAGGAAGAGGAACTCAATTTAAAGTTTATTTTCCAGCAACTAATACAACTACAACAGATCCAGAAGCTACGGAGCGTTATGAACTGCCCAGAGGTCACGGAGAATGGATTCTTGTGGTTGATGATGAACCAGCCATTCGAGAGGTGACTAAAACATCCCTAGAAGCCTACGACTATCGGGTACTCACTGCAAACGATGGGATTGAAGCGATCGCGCTCTATGCCCAGCATCGCGCGGAAATCAATGTCGTATTAATTGATATGATGATGCCTACAATGGATGGCCCAACCACCATTCGCGCTCTGCAAAAAATGAATCCCCAGGTCAAAGTTGTTGCTGTGAGCGGCTTGGTGTCCAACAATAAGCTCCCAGCGATCGCAGGTGGCGTAGTCAAAAGATTTTTGTCGAAGCCCTACACCGCAGAAGATTTGTTGAAATCTATTCACGAGCTTCTAAGTTAG